TGCGACCAGCGCATACCTTGAGCGTGACCATGTGCAGATATCCTCGAGTTCCTGTCAGCAGCAGAGCGTCCCCCGCAGGGCTCACGCAGAAGTCCTTCACCCGAGGCTCCTGCAGCCCTGAACGCACCCGCACACGTGAGCACTCACAAGTCTCAATGAGGCGCGTGCGCGCATCGGTACCTCGGATGTGCTGCACCGGCATGACGCGTCCTTCCATCATGTCGTACATGTAGAATATTTTGTTCCTCGTGCTGGTGGCGATGACGGCGTCGCCGTGGCAACTGAAGCGAGCCTTGTGAACGGGGAAGCGGTCCAGGTGGATGCTCTGGATTTTACCGTTGGTCTTGCCGTCCACCTACGGCGCAGAGGAACACGCATGCGCGGCACTTCCTGTTACATGGTGACATCATTCACATGTTTGCTGATAACTGATTACGGAACCATCTAGCTCCGCCACATGGAAAACGATGGCCCAATTTTCATTTGATGAACCATCTAGGTCTTACATGTGAAAAGGTCATTCAAGTGGTTGGGGAGTCACCGCCGACTGACCTGGAAAAGGGACAGCGAGCAGTCGAGCCCAGCTGTCAAGACCACTTGAGCCGACGGGTGGAACTGGACCGACGTCAGACGATCAGAAGATGGCCGGGCCGCATTGGCGTGGCAACACTTCTTTATCTAAAGCGCACCAATGACACAACGTCAACAAACATACCGTGTGACGGCCACATCATCGGCATAGCTGCTCATCATCGGCCACAAAACACATTCGTGGTCGTCatggtgatgaaaaaaaaagagcaggatAAAAGTTTAAACAAATGAGATTTTATACGACATTGAAAAGAGCGAAAATATGTAATCAAAGAAAGTCAAAGTGTTGACCATTTAAAAAAgctcaaaaatgaaatatgtgTATGGCTCGTTACAaatcttgattattttttaGCTGAAATCTGATCCTTCTGGATTCAAATGTTTGGCTGTGACTAATTGTGGGTATGATTATTTAGGCAAATGTAGATTCAGCATGTTCTGAGTGAAATACCCCGTATCAGTAATTACTCAACTGAATTGGAAAGAATGATGATAAGGGTGTGGCGATTATAAGCAATGCTTCAGACGTAACCCTTTTCAAACAGCTATTAGTTCCCTTcgttaatgtttttttgactGTTTGATTTTAGATTCAtgctgaatgaaagaaaaaaaaataaaaccaatcaATGTTGTCGTGACCACCAAAACGTGCGTCCTCACGAGAACAATCGGTCAACACACCTGTCGCCTTGGCAAGCAGAATATGGGCGTGGTTGACATGATGATGTCACGACAACaggcaattaaattaaattaacagGCACGTTGTCAGGACAACCACGCGTGAACGTGACTTTTACAGACTAGCCGCATTGATGGCGGTTGTCAAGACGACCATGCAGCAACATGCATGTAGTGATGACGACTGCCAAGTGACTAACAAAACAGCTACTAGAGGGCGGGGCTGTTGTGCACACGAAcgtgcacgcatgcacacacgcactcaaaGCGCCACAAAGAACACGCATGTGCATATGAGCACCAACCCCGAGGATGCCGCTTGACAAACTGTCCGAAGATGCCACAAAGTTTCCCGTCCTCTTGAGTAGGTCGTCATCTTCgtcttcgtcctcctcttcatcgtcatctaccaacacacacacacacacacacacacacacacacacacacacacacacacacacacacacacacacacacacacacaggtgagcAAGCGGTTGACTCGATTTCTATCTTGACAAGCATTTGTAGTTGGGCAGTGGCACCTTTTACAACCCTTGAAGTAATAGATATTTGACCACAGATGGTGgtgcaaaacacacaaacagataatataataatactGATAGGCACATATTCCTTATCCTTGCAAAACGTTACTGAGAAGTAGAAGAAGCAGCACTGTATTCTACTTGGGTTGTATCTGCGTGACTGTGTTATACGTTACTGCCACCCAGTGGGCAAGGCTATCACGCCCAATGGTGCAGCAAAATGGATTGGATTGCAGTATTGATTCATCATGcacatttcaatggggaaagatgatttcagATACCAGGGTTTTGAGTTACAATTGTGGTCACACAGCGAACCCAATTTGTATGTAGAAACAGAACCCTacaaaagtacagtatgtgagtacttttgctacCTGGGAACTGCTGCATTtgcattgttgtgtttttaccTTTCACAGACTTCCTGCCGCTGCCAACGGCCCAGGATGGAGCTCCGCCCATCGACTTCTGGAATctggcaaacacgcacacaggcTTGAGTGTGCCCAGAGTGCACACGTGACCACTtcatatgtgtgcgtgtgtgtgtgtgtgtgtgggtgggtgcgcGCGTGCTTATACTGACTGGTCTCTCATCCTTTGCTGCAGTTTTTTCTTGCTGAGGGTGGCCTCGGTATGTCCTCGCATCAGGTCGCTCCGGAAACGATGCCTCATATCCACCCTGACAACGACAAGCAGACACATGCTCAAATGTTAGCTTAGACTGCTGATGTTGTCATGACAAgtcaagaaaatcattgaaagtAGTGCCGTGCagtcacacgcgcgcgcacacttaCTCTTCCTCTcgctcatcatcttcatcaaccCAAGCAGCTCTTTTGATTGGTGGAGGACATAAACGCTCCTCCGTCTCCTTGTCCGATTGGACcaaagttttttctttttcttcttcctcctcctcctcctcagcatCATCCTTGGATCAAACGCACGCACAAAATGTTGACTGCTTTTCACGTTTGTTTCCCGATGGCGTTACATGCGTGGGGTTACCTGCACGTCACCAAACACTAGCTCCTCCAGCTGTTGCACTGCAGGCTCGTGCGTGCGCAACACCGCCAAACTCTTGAGGTTCTTCCGGCGTTCGCGCGCCTCCTCTGCGGGCGCTTTCGCCTCCACGTCCGACGGGCGTGTGCTCCTCTTCCTGGTCGACATTTTTGGATCCCGAAAAGAATCTTCCAAAAGTTTCTCAAGTGGTTTTCTTTCCTCTCGTCGCGACCGGTGTGACCGACTGTGTGTTTTTAGCACGTGGGAAAGTGATTTCCGGTGACGTCCCCCGGAAAAGAACGAGGGCCACAAAACTCCCTCACCAAATGGAGCCTGCCCCTCAGTGCTCAGAGGCGGAATTGCCTTGCTCACGGACACGGACAAGCCCCACACCCCAAATATCGTTTACTGGAAGTAGCCacccaacaaagaaaaaatatatatttcgctttttaaaaggaaaaggtaaagggaaggaggaggaaatgaaacaaaaatgaacaatgtAGATCCTGTGTAATGAAACATGTTTATTGATTTGGCTTGATTTGAAAGATGAAACAGGAAGTTAATTAATGATCGTTACCAATGTAAACTACAGCAAATacacttttgtttatttattcgtgCGTGAAGAGTGAAGCCTCTGAGTGACTACTGCTCTTATTATGACCATGATTATAGCAAGCTTATAAGTACAAGTTGACATACCACACGACTACTGCCACAGaaaatgaccatacacaatcatacatttcaaaata
This region of Hippocampus zosterae strain Florida chromosome 17, ASM2543408v3, whole genome shotgun sequence genomic DNA includes:
- the utp18 gene encoding U3 small nucleolar RNA-associated protein 18 homolog, encoding MSTRKRSTRPSDVEAKAPAEEARERRKNLKSLAVLRTHEPAVQQLEELVFGDVQDDAEEEEEEEEKEKTLVQSDKETEERLCPPPIKRAAWVDEDDEREEEVDMRHRFRSDLMRGHTEATLSKKKLQQRMRDQFQKSMGGAPSWAVGSGRKSVKDDDEEEDEDEDDDLLKRTGNFVASSDSLSSGILGIKKCCHANAARPSSDRLTSVQFHPSAQVVLTAGLDCSLSLFQVDGKTNGKIQSIHLDRFPVHKARFSCHGDAVIATSTRNKIFYMYDMMEGRVMPVQHIRGLQEPRVKDFCVSPAGDALLLTGTRGYLHMVTLKTKEVVSSMKLNGEVVGVAMNGDGSKVFANSEDGEVYVWDVRSSRCACRFVDHGCVASTAIAASADGRYLACGSRAGVVNVYSQEACLNSANPKPLKAIMNLLTPATALTFNCSAEILAIASQHEDEAAKLVHIPSMSVFSNFPVAKRKFVYRVSCMDFSPHSGFFSLANNKGHAPLFRLVHYKGF